From Puniceicoccaceae bacterium, a single genomic window includes:
- a CDS encoding LysM peptidoglycan-binding domain-containing protein, with amino-acid sequence MKENKIIKVFSLVVVVHMALVAMLVLQPGCNTVSGSGKTAKATPVGNPYDSGLWDSGPVQESRSTAVASRQPASSRVLASSAAKQTRSPVREEIVDLSGVPEFETASVYSEHNQHYSYTVKAGDSVWKIANSNGVSMRKLMEMNNLKENSRIHPGQTLMIPGVPEASVALAQLEVPSVKQPAKTTPSPAVASNETRVDVANTRIPELKAPAKSEPVRETVLASVSAKPSSADIPMEDSEGIYEVQPGDSLYLIAMHNNTSVEKIRELNGMEKNLIKPGQKLRIPGKYQGAPVVASAPETVSSFEVAFNDVPVERGSSDHMTHEVAPGEYPGLIARKYNMSLTDLLELNNIQNPRMLRVGTKLKVINPEAMMQRTEVAAEATQGRESSVASTSEKTTSEDAEASSVSTINFDDFPVIRVGS; translated from the coding sequence AACTGCCAAGGCAACTCCGGTCGGCAATCCGTATGATTCCGGCTTGTGGGATAGTGGTCCGGTTCAGGAATCGCGTTCCACTGCGGTTGCATCGCGCCAGCCAGCCTCCAGTCGTGTGCTTGCATCGAGCGCGGCAAAGCAAACCCGTTCGCCGGTTCGTGAGGAAATTGTGGATCTGAGCGGCGTTCCGGAGTTTGAAACTGCGTCCGTTTATTCGGAGCACAACCAGCACTACAGCTACACCGTGAAAGCAGGGGACAGTGTTTGGAAGATTGCGAATTCGAATGGTGTTTCGATGCGCAAGCTGATGGAAATGAATAATTTGAAAGAAAACTCCCGCATCCATCCAGGGCAGACGCTCATGATTCCGGGCGTTCCGGAAGCATCGGTTGCACTCGCACAACTGGAAGTGCCGAGCGTGAAGCAACCTGCAAAGACGACTCCGTCACCTGCAGTTGCCTCCAACGAAACTCGTGTGGACGTTGCAAACACGCGGATTCCGGAACTGAAAGCCCCTGCGAAATCCGAACCTGTGCGCGAAACTGTGCTGGCATCCGTGAGTGCAAAACCCTCGAGCGCAGACATTCCGATGGAGGACAGTGAAGGAATTTATGAAGTGCAGCCAGGCGACTCCCTCTACCTCATTGCCATGCACAACAACACGTCCGTTGAAAAAATCCGTGAACTCAATGGCATGGAGAAAAACTTGATCAAACCAGGACAGAAGTTGCGAATCCCAGGCAAGTATCAGGGAGCACCCGTAGTCGCATCTGCTCCGGAAACAGTAAGTTCCTTTGAAGTCGCCTTCAACGATGTGCCAGTTGAGCGTGGCAGCTCGGATCACATGACTCATGAGGTGGCTCCGGGAGAATACCCGGGACTCATCGCTCGGAAATACAACATGAGCCTGACCGATCTGCTGGAGCTCAACAACATCCAGAACCCGCGCATGCTGCGGGTGGGAACGAAGCTCAAGGTGATCAATCCCGAAGCCATGATGCAGCGCACGGAAGTTGCCGCAGAAGCAACTCAGGGACGTGAAAGTTCTGTCGCCTCAACTTCCGAAAAGACTACCTCAGAGGATGCGGAAGCATCGTCAGTCTCCACCATCAATTTTGATGACTTTCCCGTCATTCGGGTGGGGTCCTGA
- a CDS encoding putative peptidoglycan glycosyltransferase FtsW, with translation MESRTLRYIPAVACVSSAILLAGFGLVCLYSALRGSLVVPVDILNKQILLLGLSLVVAAVISLQGERNLRVGAYGAMILGMLALLLVLIPGIGVTVNGSRRWLNLGISNVQASELAKVCFVLGMAHYLSTHQRVKSHWFWGFLLPMALIGSFVVAILREPDYGTAALFAAVGVTLLFLWGARLDLLLTSVLGGITVFGFLIYQDPVRWRRITSFLDVEGNKQDGAYQLYQGMLAFGSGGITGVGIGNGRQQLAYLPEAHTDFIMAVIGEELGLLATLSIVMLFAVLFAALLRIAQRTADMFWFLMVVGCGSFIIYQCLFNVGVVTGLLPTKGISLPFISYGGANLLGSFMMLGLIVAAWRHGERQKLPSIREL, from the coding sequence ATGGAAAGTCGAACTTTAAGGTATATTCCGGCCGTTGCCTGTGTATCGAGCGCTATCCTATTGGCCGGGTTTGGGTTGGTGTGTCTGTATAGCGCTTTGCGGGGATCCCTTGTGGTCCCCGTAGACATTTTAAATAAACAAATCCTGCTTCTGGGACTGTCGCTCGTTGTGGCGGCAGTCATCAGTTTGCAGGGGGAACGAAATTTGCGAGTCGGCGCCTATGGTGCCATGATTCTGGGAATGCTCGCATTGCTACTGGTGCTCATCCCCGGAATTGGGGTGACTGTCAATGGATCGCGCCGCTGGTTGAATCTAGGAATATCAAATGTTCAGGCCTCTGAGCTGGCGAAGGTGTGTTTTGTATTGGGGATGGCCCATTACCTCAGCACGCATCAACGCGTGAAATCCCACTGGTTTTGGGGATTTCTGCTGCCGATGGCATTGATCGGCAGTTTTGTAGTGGCGATTCTTCGGGAGCCAGACTACGGGACCGCTGCGCTTTTTGCCGCCGTTGGGGTTACCCTGCTGTTCCTCTGGGGAGCACGTCTGGATCTATTGCTGACCAGTGTGCTTGGGGGAATCACCGTGTTTGGATTTCTCATCTATCAGGATCCGGTTCGCTGGCGCCGCATCACCTCATTTCTGGACGTTGAGGGCAACAAGCAGGATGGAGCCTATCAGCTCTATCAGGGCATGCTCGCATTTGGTTCAGGTGGGATCACTGGTGTTGGGATCGGCAATGGACGACAACAACTTGCCTATTTGCCAGAGGCCCACACTGACTTCATCATGGCCGTGATTGGAGAGGAGTTGGGATTGCTCGCGACCCTTTCGATTGTCATGCTGTTTGCAGTCCTGTTTGCCGCATTGCTGCGCATCGCACAGCGCACGGCAGACATGTTTTGGTTTCTGATGGTTGTGGGCTGTGGAAGTTTTATCATTTATCAGTGCCTCTTCAATGTTGGCGTTGTCACGGGACTGCTGCCGACCAAAGGCATTTCCCTTCCCTTTATCAGCTACGGCGGGGCAAACCTACTGGGGTCGTTTATGATGTTGGGGCTGATTGTAGCGGCATGGCGTCACGGAGAACGCCAGAAACTGCCGAGCATCCGTGAGCTATGA
- a CDS encoding glycosyltransferase: MKRLLFASGGSGGHLAPAIALAQRCGQETGVESWIGTTRKQVDLRMQRSYPTLRFVCFDAKPLTGNPLQRIRAAMVTLWGTFRAFHFLYHQRCEAVIATGGFGCVPVLIAALCTGRPYFLHESNAVPGKVTRLFHCFSKRTFVTQLMAERGQVARGSTRITGFPIRQDLRFLNKSDAKHQWGFDADQPLVGILGGSQGARALTQAAQEWVKQGLPDGIQLICIVGPQAETQEYNCGDAGNQRVQWVPFVEDMGCFLSAVDLLIARSGAGSIAEIAQAGCATLLVPLPGAADDHQRANARAFADGGCAKILEQHALSNLPQRVLALLNDNESLEGMQKAMQEWSARDRIDAMLMEWKWNAEREI; this comes from the coding sequence ATGAAAAGACTACTGTTCGCATCGGGCGGATCGGGTGGACATTTGGCCCCTGCGATCGCGCTGGCGCAGCGCTGCGGACAGGAAACTGGTGTGGAAAGCTGGATCGGCACCACACGAAAGCAGGTGGACTTGCGCATGCAGCGCTCCTACCCAACTCTACGCTTCGTGTGCTTCGATGCCAAGCCGCTGACGGGAAATCCGCTGCAGCGAATACGCGCAGCGATGGTGACGCTTTGGGGAACTTTCAGAGCATTTCACTTCCTTTACCATCAACGCTGTGAAGCGGTCATTGCGACCGGAGGCTTTGGGTGTGTGCCAGTGCTGATTGCGGCACTGTGCACGGGGAGACCCTATTTTCTGCACGAATCCAATGCCGTGCCGGGAAAAGTAACGCGACTCTTCCACTGCTTCTCGAAGCGCACCTTTGTGACACAGCTGATGGCGGAAAGAGGACAGGTGGCGCGTGGGAGCACCCGCATTACCGGGTTTCCTATTCGACAGGATCTCAGGTTTTTGAACAAAAGCGATGCCAAGCATCAGTGGGGGTTTGACGCCGACCAGCCACTGGTGGGCATCCTGGGAGGGAGCCAAGGTGCCCGCGCGCTGACCCAAGCTGCACAGGAGTGGGTGAAACAGGGCTTGCCCGATGGCATTCAGCTGATCTGCATCGTGGGTCCGCAAGCTGAAACACAGGAATACAATTGTGGCGATGCAGGGAACCAGCGGGTGCAGTGGGTTCCCTTTGTGGAAGACATGGGTTGTTTTTTGAGCGCGGTAGACCTGCTGATCGCGCGATCAGGAGCGGGAAGCATTGCGGAAATTGCGCAGGCCGGGTGTGCGACTTTGCTTGTGCCGCTGCCCGGAGCTGCGGACGATCATCAGCGTGCGAATGCCAGAGCGTTTGCAGACGGCGGATGCGCAAAAATCCTGGAACAGCATGCACTCTCCAACCTGCCTCAAAGGGTACTTGCGTTGCTGAACGATAACGAAAGCCTTGAAGGGATGCAGAAAGCCATGCAGGAGTGGAGTGCCAGGGATCGCATTGATGCGATGTTGATGGAATGGAAGTGGAACGCAGAGAGGGAAATTTGA
- the murB gene encoding UDP-N-acetylmuramate dehydrogenase — MEVERREGNLMPESRAILLIGCCGMGVGPLGIFLAGMGHRVYGYDDYPISSVMDRLEAAGIRKLDHLHGTTVFDEVILTRAVQYAPERLEQLRKRFSGAKIYFRGDYLADLAKSIHTVVVAGTHGKTSTTAHLIALLQHSHFPCSYILGGFFANDVLPAARFREDAKCLVVELDESDGTMDAVDPWATVLTNVELDHVDHYASESMLKQAFLSLLARTRKASFVSHRACQTLDLQDGSLSSQLQVQPALEEAPLFSENVQLAEAVARWLGMPEAGNRRSLGCAVERRQEMKQLGDGTWIVTDYAHHPGELEALRQWCETRFPQARFHWVFQPHRYSRTAALKSAFVDTLLPLDPIVLPAYAAFESRIPGGSASDLHAALLAKGARSSHPRTPEQCLQELCQRRKKTARMPGQPEVMLFVGAGDIPLWRDWYVKGVEFPNLSVDQRWLKFFEKRPGMQGSRATLAEPLRRKTTLNVGGAARCYMEPASVESLQLAVKLATLQGLPVRILGKGSNLLIPDEGIDALVLRLSQPCWCDWEQLSEGQFRVGAGLACKRMSRLALEAGIDGFNFLDGIPGSLGGALWMNAGAMGREMADVVVEVECMDLHGRRLRICRSELDFSYRSCANVKDLIVMHLIVQGTRADATVLENDLKRLRQQRQRSQPSEPSAGCMFKNPSGDSAGRLIDAAGLKGFRIGGASISRKHANFLITDRAMHANDVQALIDHAKNEVIRQFGVELEQEIQCFNRITSSNPVRENGKLTPTLP; from the coding sequence ATGGAAGTGGAACGCAGAGAGGGAAATTTGATGCCGGAATCCAGAGCAATTTTGCTGATCGGATGCTGCGGGATGGGTGTGGGTCCGCTTGGGATTTTCCTGGCAGGCATGGGACACCGGGTCTACGGCTACGACGACTATCCGATCAGCTCGGTGATGGACCGACTCGAGGCTGCAGGGATCCGCAAACTGGATCACCTGCATGGCACGACTGTGTTTGATGAGGTGATCTTGACGCGCGCCGTGCAGTATGCACCGGAACGACTGGAACAACTGCGGAAGCGTTTTTCCGGTGCGAAGATTTACTTTCGCGGAGATTACCTGGCGGATCTGGCCAAATCCATCCACACTGTGGTGGTTGCAGGAACCCATGGGAAAACATCAACCACGGCACACCTGATCGCATTGCTGCAGCATTCCCATTTTCCCTGCAGCTACATCCTGGGGGGATTTTTTGCCAACGATGTATTGCCCGCAGCCCGTTTTCGTGAGGATGCGAAGTGTCTGGTGGTGGAGCTGGATGAGAGCGATGGCACCATGGATGCCGTCGATCCCTGGGCAACAGTGCTGACCAATGTCGAGCTGGATCACGTGGATCATTACGCTTCGGAATCGATGCTCAAGCAAGCGTTCCTTTCCCTGCTGGCACGCACACGTAAGGCCAGTTTTGTCTCACACCGGGCATGCCAGACTCTCGATTTGCAGGATGGCTCCCTTTCCAGCCAGCTGCAGGTGCAGCCCGCGCTGGAAGAGGCTCCGTTGTTTTCAGAAAATGTGCAACTTGCCGAAGCGGTAGCGCGGTGGTTGGGAATGCCGGAAGCGGGAAACCGTCGCAGCCTGGGCTGTGCTGTTGAACGCCGACAGGAGATGAAGCAACTCGGCGATGGCACTTGGATCGTTACCGACTATGCGCACCATCCTGGTGAATTGGAAGCCTTGCGCCAGTGGTGTGAAACCCGTTTCCCGCAGGCCCGCTTCCACTGGGTTTTTCAACCGCATCGCTATTCTCGTACAGCCGCGTTGAAATCCGCATTTGTGGACACGCTTTTACCGCTTGATCCCATCGTGCTTCCCGCATACGCGGCGTTCGAGTCGCGCATTCCGGGTGGAAGTGCGAGCGACCTGCATGCTGCGCTATTGGCAAAGGGTGCCCGTTCGTCGCATCCGAGAACTCCGGAGCAATGCCTGCAGGAGCTGTGTCAGCGCCGCAAGAAAACTGCCCGGATGCCAGGGCAGCCCGAAGTCATGCTCTTCGTCGGGGCGGGTGACATTCCCCTTTGGCGTGATTGGTATGTGAAGGGAGTGGAGTTTCCGAACCTCAGCGTTGACCAGAGATGGCTGAAGTTTTTTGAGAAACGACCTGGCATGCAAGGGAGCCGTGCTACACTTGCAGAACCCCTGCGTCGCAAAACGACGCTCAACGTCGGCGGGGCCGCGCGATGCTACATGGAGCCGGCATCTGTCGAGAGCCTGCAACTGGCGGTGAAGCTGGCTACGCTGCAGGGGTTGCCCGTGCGCATCTTGGGCAAAGGTTCCAATCTCTTGATTCCGGATGAAGGCATTGATGCGCTGGTGCTGCGCTTGAGCCAGCCCTGCTGGTGTGATTGGGAGCAACTGAGCGAGGGGCAATTTCGAGTGGGTGCGGGCTTGGCCTGCAAACGCATGAGTCGCCTTGCACTCGAAGCGGGCATTGATGGGTTTAACTTTCTCGACGGCATTCCGGGCAGCCTGGGCGGGGCACTTTGGATGAATGCGGGTGCGATGGGACGAGAAATGGCCGACGTTGTGGTGGAAGTGGAGTGCATGGATCTGCATGGACGACGCTTGCGAATCTGCCGGTCTGAACTCGACTTCTCGTATCGGAGCTGCGCAAACGTGAAAGACCTGATCGTGATGCACCTGATCGTGCAGGGGACGAGGGCAGATGCGACGGTGCTGGAGAACGATCTCAAACGCTTGCGCCAACAGCGCCAGCGCAGCCAGCCGAGCGAACCCAGTGCAGGCTGCATGTTTAAGAATCCATCGGGCGACTCTGCAGGACGCCTGATTGATGCCGCCGGACTCAAAGGCTTTCGCATTGGCGGTGCAAGCATTTCCCGGAAACATGCCAACTTCCTGATCACGGACCGTGCGATGCATGCGAACGACGTGCAGGCGCTGATCGATCACGCAAAAAATGAGGTCATCCGGCAATTTGGAGTCGAGCTTGAGCAGGAAATCCAGTGTTTTAATAGGATTACCAGCTCAAACCCTGTCCGTGAAAACGGAAAACTGACCCCGACCCTGCCATGA
- a CDS encoding D-alanine--D-alanine ligase, with product MNFPTSDSPRIAVLYGGVGSERSVSLISGKAVLDAMGEGFPYEVVGMEVLHAALPDGLDPRRDVVLLVLHGEFGEDGQVQQLLEAAGVHYAGCNARSSALCMDKAATKQCLQDAGVPVVDGCVLHSGTSYTADVDQWIAQYGTELIVKPLAMGSSVGLCEISGVEALRNWLEQPECSQHSWVLERRIRGREFSVAVLNGHAMGIVEIAVPEGRIYDFEQKYHRADTQYVCPADLNGAHTHQLRRLAEQAFGACGCRDYARVDFLYETQTDQFYALEMNTLPGMTPSSLMPKSASALGYSFNVLLRQMIAPAVVRFREQKPVGHVTEKPEIRT from the coding sequence ATGAACTTCCCCACATCAGACTCACCCCGCATCGCTGTATTGTATGGCGGTGTCGGATCGGAACGCTCTGTTTCACTCATCTCCGGGAAGGCGGTGCTGGATGCGATGGGTGAAGGGTTTCCCTATGAAGTTGTAGGCATGGAGGTGTTGCATGCTGCGCTGCCCGATGGATTGGATCCCCGGCGTGATGTGGTGTTGCTTGTGCTTCACGGAGAATTTGGTGAGGATGGGCAGGTGCAGCAGCTGCTTGAAGCAGCAGGTGTGCACTATGCCGGTTGCAATGCGCGCAGCAGTGCGCTGTGCATGGACAAGGCCGCCACCAAGCAGTGTTTGCAGGATGCTGGAGTTCCGGTTGTTGATGGTTGTGTGCTGCACTCCGGAACCTCATACACTGCGGATGTGGATCAATGGATCGCACAGTATGGCACAGAACTGATTGTTAAACCCCTTGCCATGGGTAGCAGTGTGGGCTTGTGCGAAATCAGCGGAGTCGAAGCACTTCGCAACTGGTTGGAACAGCCGGAATGCAGTCAGCATTCCTGGGTGCTCGAGCGACGGATTCGGGGCAGGGAGTTTTCGGTTGCGGTGCTCAACGGTCATGCGATGGGAATTGTGGAGATTGCTGTCCCGGAAGGAAGGATCTATGATTTTGAGCAGAAATACCATCGTGCGGATACTCAGTATGTTTGCCCGGCCGATTTGAATGGTGCCCACACCCATCAGCTGAGACGCCTGGCGGAGCAGGCATTTGGGGCTTGCGGTTGCCGCGACTATGCGAGGGTAGATTTTTTGTATGAAACCCAGACAGACCAGTTTTATGCGCTGGAAATGAATACACTGCCAGGCATGACGCCGAGCAGTTTGATGCCGAAAAGTGCCAGCGCATTGGGATATTCCTTCAACGTGCTATTGCGTCAGATGATTGCTCCGGCAGTGGTACGCTTTCGGGAGCAGAAACCTGTGGGCCATGTTACGGAAAAACCGGAAATCCGCACCTGA
- a CDS encoding FtsQ-type POTRA domain-containing protein — MLRKNRKSAPERTNRWSKDSQQLKPVVLSADGRKRFWLTLLRRSSVVWVAVLVAALLAVGLQMWQSWRKIPGLGEKVDWPVLVISGNSSLPDSKIQAMVQPLLTPRLAAVNAFRVKAALERNGQVKRAEVEKDFPNQLNIHITERLPILMLAAMDEENQLSFWAIDESGVVFRPFDLERMKALELPFVEGLDLVRIEDGVTIVPGISRVHYLLQLLERDAYEVYEDIRSVSMLNYNEGEPELGAVIVLKGRKLRQIVFGVENFEYQVVKLLGVLSVAGRVRLSEKNVIDLSYSGDAIVR, encoded by the coding sequence ATGTTACGGAAAAACCGGAAATCCGCACCTGAGCGAACAAACCGCTGGAGCAAGGATTCGCAGCAACTCAAACCTGTCGTGCTTTCTGCGGATGGGCGAAAGCGGTTTTGGCTGACTCTGCTGCGACGCAGTTCGGTGGTGTGGGTCGCTGTGCTTGTGGCTGCACTCCTGGCAGTGGGTTTGCAGATGTGGCAGTCGTGGCGCAAGATACCAGGATTGGGGGAGAAAGTGGATTGGCCGGTGTTGGTGATTTCGGGGAACTCGAGTTTGCCGGATTCCAAGATTCAAGCCATGGTGCAACCTCTGCTGACTCCAAGGTTGGCGGCTGTGAATGCCTTTCGCGTCAAGGCAGCACTGGAACGCAACGGACAGGTGAAGCGCGCCGAGGTTGAAAAGGACTTCCCGAACCAGCTCAACATTCACATCACCGAGCGACTTCCGATCCTGATGCTCGCGGCGATGGATGAGGAAAACCAGCTGAGTTTCTGGGCTATTGACGAGAGTGGGGTTGTGTTTCGCCCCTTTGATCTCGAGCGCATGAAGGCACTGGAGCTTCCGTTTGTGGAAGGGCTGGACCTCGTCCGCATTGAGGATGGAGTTACAATCGTACCCGGGATTTCCAGGGTTCACTACCTCCTGCAGTTGCTGGAGCGCGACGCCTATGAAGTCTACGAGGACATTCGCTCCGTTTCGATGCTGAACTACAATGAGGGGGAACCCGAACTGGGGGCGGTCATTGTGCTGAAGGGGCGCAAGCTGAGGCAAATTGTATTTGGTGTGGAGAATTTTGAATACCAGGTGGTCAAACTGCTCGGGGTGTTGTCTGTGGCCGGACGAGTTCGGCTGAGCGAAAAAAATGTGATTGATCTTTCCTATTCTGGTGATGCGATTGTGCGGTAG